The following are encoded in a window of Nocardioides houyundeii genomic DNA:
- a CDS encoding homogentisate 1,2-dioxygenase, whose translation MVHYALVGHVPPKRHTQHRDAGGGLLREELMGEEGFSSDSSLLYHRGVPSAIVDSAVWELPAQRLTPNHPLKPRHLRLHSLFPDGAGADPVTGRRLVLGNTDVRISYVVTGTAPSPLYRNAVGDECVFVEAGSGTVETVFGAVPYRSGDYVLVPRACDHRWVPSEPSRLYAIEGASHLGPPKRYLSRYGQLLEHAPYCERDLHGPREPLLAEGQDVEVLVKHRTSAGIVGTRLTYAGHPFDVVGWDGCLYPHTFNVAEFEPITGRVHQPPPVHQVFEGRNFVVCNFVPRKVDYHPLAIPVPYYHSNVDSDEVMFYVAGDYEARKGSGIDVGSISLHPGGHAHGPQPSAIEASLGVERFEELAVMVDTFAPLELGEAGLAAEDPAYAWSWAGRGPGLSRS comes from the coding sequence ATGGTCCACTACGCACTCGTCGGGCACGTCCCGCCCAAGCGGCACACCCAGCACCGCGACGCCGGCGGCGGCCTGCTGCGCGAGGAGCTGATGGGGGAGGAGGGGTTCTCCTCCGACTCCTCCCTGCTCTACCACCGCGGGGTCCCCTCCGCGATCGTGGACAGCGCGGTCTGGGAGCTCCCCGCCCAGCGGCTGACCCCCAACCACCCCCTCAAGCCCCGGCACCTGCGGCTGCACAGCCTGTTCCCCGATGGCGCAGGCGCCGACCCCGTCACCGGACGCCGGCTGGTGCTGGGCAACACCGACGTGCGGATCTCCTACGTCGTGACCGGCACCGCCCCCTCGCCGCTCTACCGCAACGCGGTGGGGGACGAGTGCGTCTTCGTCGAGGCCGGCAGCGGCACCGTGGAGACGGTGTTCGGCGCGGTGCCCTACCGCAGCGGGGACTACGTGCTGGTCCCGCGGGCCTGCGACCACCGCTGGGTGCCGTCCGAGCCGTCCCGGCTCTACGCCATCGAGGGCGCGTCCCACCTCGGCCCGCCCAAGCGCTACCTCTCGCGCTACGGCCAGCTGCTGGAGCACGCGCCCTACTGCGAGCGGGACCTGCACGGCCCGCGCGAGCCGCTGCTGGCCGAGGGCCAGGACGTCGAGGTGCTCGTCAAGCACCGCACCTCGGCCGGGATCGTCGGCACCCGGCTGACCTACGCCGGGCACCCCTTCGACGTGGTCGGCTGGGACGGCTGCCTGTACCCCCACACCTTCAACGTCGCGGAGTTCGAGCCGATCACCGGCCGGGTGCACCAGCCGCCGCCGGTGCACCAGGTCTTCGAGGGGCGCAACTTCGTGGTCTGCAACTTCGTGCCCCGCAAGGTCGACTACCACCCGCTGGCGATCCCGGTGCCCTACTACCACTCCAACGTCGACTCCGACGAGGTGATGTTCTACGTCGCCGGCGACTACGAGGCACGCAAGGGCTCGGGCATCGACGTGGGCTCGATCAGCCTCCATCCCGGAGGCCACGCCCACGGGCCCCAGCCGAGCGCCATCGAGGCCTCGCTCGGGGTGGAGCGGTTCGAGGAGCTGGCGGTGATGGTCGACACCTTCGCCCCCCTGGAGCTGGGCGAGGCGGGCCTCGCCGCCGAGGACCCGGCGTACGCGTGGAGCTGGGCGGGACGGGGTCCGGGGCTCAGCAGGTCCTGA
- a CDS encoding sensor histidine kinase — protein sequence MDTSAPVRSRHSWVRAWTARNDVQRVELYTRGSLFVLFWFLLVLGVLSSLPAFDRPGSILLMIVGGMLLGGLGTSLLRAACDLYPERGPLPVRRLAALAGLAALVAAWVATLPADERFGPAFVLVGAIAWGAGGLRDPRVLAVVVAAGAAILGLSDGHLGMALYGAAIAAFFAFTVHSSLWLLGVVTELDRARATQAALAVAEERLRFSRDVHDVLGRHLSTIAVQAELAATLAERGDERAPDLVREVRSTAHEALREARGLARGYRPLDLHQELDGAVSLLASAGIAATADLDGLPAAWHAPVARVVRETVTNVLRHSEATRVAIGYDGRRVTVRNDGVGRAPDPDGDGSGLATLAGDLAPLGARLDHEHVSARSGSGASGGEFVVTLDLGVDGGPGQEER from the coding sequence GTGGACACCAGCGCCCCGGTCCGATCGCGGCACTCCTGGGTCCGGGCCTGGACCGCGCGTAACGACGTGCAGCGGGTGGAGCTCTACACCCGCGGGTCGCTGTTCGTGCTCTTCTGGTTCCTGCTCGTGCTCGGCGTGCTCAGCTCCCTTCCCGCGTTCGACCGTCCGGGGTCGATCCTGCTGATGATCGTGGGCGGGATGCTGCTGGGCGGTCTCGGCACCTCGCTGCTGCGCGCGGCCTGCGACCTCTACCCCGAGCGCGGGCCGCTGCCGGTACGTCGGCTGGCGGCGCTGGCCGGTCTCGCTGCGCTGGTCGCGGCGTGGGTCGCCACGCTCCCTGCGGACGAGCGGTTCGGACCGGCGTTCGTCCTGGTCGGGGCCATCGCCTGGGGTGCGGGCGGGCTGCGGGACCCCAGGGTGCTGGCGGTGGTGGTGGCCGCGGGTGCGGCGATCCTGGGGCTGAGCGACGGCCACCTCGGGATGGCGCTCTACGGGGCGGCGATCGCGGCCTTCTTCGCCTTCACCGTGCACAGCTCGCTCTGGCTCCTCGGCGTGGTCACCGAGCTCGACCGGGCGCGGGCCACCCAGGCGGCGCTCGCCGTGGCCGAGGAGCGGCTGCGGTTCTCCCGCGACGTCCACGACGTGCTCGGGCGGCACCTGTCGACCATCGCGGTGCAGGCCGAGCTGGCCGCCACGCTGGCCGAGCGCGGCGACGAGCGGGCGCCCGACCTGGTGCGCGAGGTGCGCTCCACCGCCCACGAGGCGCTGCGTGAGGCCCGCGGGCTGGCGCGCGGCTACCGCCCGCTGGACCTGCACCAGGAGCTGGACGGCGCGGTCTCGCTGCTCGCCTCGGCGGGGATCGCGGCCACCGCGGACCTGGACGGCCTGCCGGCCGCCTGGCACGCCCCCGTGGCGCGGGTGGTGCGCGAGACGGTGACCAACGTGCTGCGGCACTCCGAGGCAACCCGGGTCGCCATCGGGTACGACGGCCGCCGGGTCACGGTGCGCAACGACGGGGTGGGCCGTGCCCCGGACCCGGACGGCGACGGCAGCGGCCTGGCCACCCTGGCCGGGGACCTGGCCCCGCTGGGCGCCCGCCTGGACCACGAGCACGTGTCGGCCCGGAGCGGCAGCGGCGCGTCGGGCGGAGAGTTCGTGGTGACCCTCGACCTCGGCGTGGACGGTGGCCCCGGGCAGGAGGAGCGGTGA
- the lhgO gene encoding L-2-hydroxyglutarate oxidase, with translation MTSPLTPPATNKLDVAVVGAGIVGLAVAREVLRRRPGASVAVIERESGVAAHQTGHNSGVVHGGIYYEPGSLKARLCVEGAALMYAYAEEHGIPHERCGKLIVAVEDAELPRLDALEQRGLANAVPGLRRVGPEEIAEIEPNATGLSALHAPNTGIIDYTVVCRTIQAELEQAGVAFHFDTEVLGVTEGVDCTLELRHGGEPTSLRATEVITCAGLWSDRLARRSGADPDPRIVPFRGAYLRLRDAGEPVVRGMVYPVPDPTLPFLGVHVTKHVDGHVMLGPTAMMVPSRDGYLFRTMRPRDIAETLAWPGSWKVARKYWRTGLTEIRMATSKAAYVRAAAAYVPSLTTADLDGSFSAGVRAQAVGRDGTLVDDFTISSVGAVSHVRNAPSPAATSSFALARELVDRIEARR, from the coding sequence ATGACATCGCCCCTGACCCCGCCCGCGACAAACAAGCTCGACGTGGCCGTGGTCGGCGCCGGGATCGTGGGCCTGGCGGTGGCCCGGGAGGTGCTCCGACGCCGGCCCGGCGCCTCGGTGGCGGTGATCGAGCGCGAGAGCGGCGTCGCGGCACACCAGACCGGGCACAACTCCGGCGTGGTGCACGGGGGCATCTACTACGAGCCCGGCTCGCTCAAGGCGCGGCTCTGCGTCGAGGGCGCGGCCCTGATGTATGCCTACGCCGAGGAGCACGGCATCCCGCACGAGCGGTGCGGCAAGCTGATCGTGGCCGTCGAGGACGCCGAGCTGCCGCGGCTGGACGCCCTGGAGCAGCGCGGCCTGGCCAACGCCGTACCGGGCCTGCGCCGGGTGGGGCCTGAGGAGATCGCCGAGATCGAGCCGAACGCCACCGGGCTCTCCGCGCTGCACGCCCCCAACACCGGGATCATCGACTACACGGTGGTGTGCCGGACCATCCAGGCCGAGCTCGAGCAGGCGGGCGTCGCCTTCCACTTCGACACCGAGGTCCTCGGGGTCACCGAGGGCGTGGACTGCACGCTGGAGCTGCGGCACGGCGGCGAGCCCACGAGCCTGCGCGCCACCGAGGTGATCACCTGCGCCGGCCTGTGGTCGGACCGGCTGGCCCGGCGCTCCGGCGCCGACCCGGATCCCCGGATCGTGCCCTTCCGGGGCGCCTACCTACGGCTGCGCGACGCCGGTGAGCCGGTGGTCCGCGGCATGGTCTACCCGGTGCCGGACCCGACGCTGCCCTTCCTCGGCGTCCACGTCACCAAGCACGTCGACGGCCACGTGATGCTGGGGCCGACCGCGATGATGGTGCCCTCGCGCGACGGCTACCTGTTCCGCACCATGCGGCCCCGCGACATCGCCGAGACTCTCGCCTGGCCGGGCTCGTGGAAGGTGGCCCGCAAGTACTGGCGCACGGGCCTGACCGAGATCCGGATGGCCACCAGCAAGGCGGCCTACGTGCGCGCCGCCGCGGCGTACGTCCCGTCCCTGACCACCGCCGACCTGGACGGCAGCTTCTCCGCCGGGGTGCGGGCCCAGGCCGTGGGGCGCGACGGCACCCTGGTCGACGACTTCACCATCTCCTCGGTGGGAGCGGTCTCGCACGTGCGCAACGCCCCCTCCCCGGCGGCCACGTCCTCGTTCGCGCTGGCGCGCGAGCTGGTGGACCGGATCGAGGCGCGGCGCTGA
- a CDS encoding response regulator transcription factor has protein sequence MIRVLLADDENLIRSALAQMLDLEDDLEVVAQAATGAEALAAALATRPDVAVLDLQMPDLDGIEVAAAIGRDLPGCGCMIVTSHGRPGYLKRALAEGVRGFLPKTASAATLAQAVRLVHAGGRHVDPELAAEAIAAGDSPLTPREADVLEAAGDGAPVEEIARRVHLSAGTVRNYLSSASAKLGTGNRHEAVATARRMGWI, from the coding sequence GTGATCCGGGTGCTGCTCGCCGACGACGAGAACCTGATCCGCAGCGCGCTGGCCCAGATGCTCGACCTGGAGGACGACCTCGAGGTCGTCGCCCAGGCCGCCACCGGGGCGGAGGCGCTCGCGGCGGCGCTGGCGACCCGTCCCGACGTGGCGGTGCTGGACCTGCAGATGCCGGACCTGGACGGCATCGAGGTGGCCGCCGCGATCGGCCGGGACCTGCCCGGCTGTGGCTGCATGATCGTCACCAGCCACGGTCGTCCCGGCTACCTGAAGCGAGCCCTGGCCGAGGGGGTGCGCGGGTTCCTGCCCAAGACCGCCTCGGCCGCGACGCTGGCCCAGGCGGTGCGGCTGGTGCACGCCGGCGGCCGGCACGTGGACCCCGAGCTCGCCGCGGAGGCGATCGCGGCGGGCGACTCCCCGCTGACCCCGCGTGAGGCCGACGTGCTGGAGGCCGCGGGGGACGGGGCGCCGGTGGAGGAGATCGCCCGGCGCGTCCATCTCTCCGCCGGGACGGTGCGCAACTACCTCTCCAGCGCGAGCGCCAAGCTCGGGACGGGCAACCGGCACGAGGCGGTGGCGACCGCCCGTCGCATGGGCTGGATCTGA
- a CDS encoding MFS transporter: MQREQVHDIGRRRAWSIWLVAMAVYVLAVFHRSSLGVAGLLASERFGISATQLAFFTVLQLVVYAAMQVPVGVLLDRFGSRALLLWGLALMTLGQLVFAFATSFGVAVLARGILGAGDAMVFVSVIRLVAVWFLVRQAPMVTQVTGWGGQLGAVAAAAPLTLLLDHAGWTRTFAGASTLGVVLLVAVACLVKDSPYASTGVVRVKLGALAQSVRLVWGNPGTRLGMWSHFTAQFSGTVFALLWGFPFLVAGQGWSEVAAGTLLMAMTGWVVVSGLVLGAAIARWPYYRSWVVIGVVAVMALAWTAVLAADGPSPTWLVVVMAFATASGGPASMVAFDLARTFHPVGALGRANGIVNVGGFVASLLTMALIGVVLDVVEPGGVSAYDLDDFRIAMSVQYLFWAFGVLQIVRFRRRALRHLGRAHPRALEELRAGRPWTHPGLEDQGV; the protein is encoded by the coding sequence GTGCAACGCGAGCAGGTCCACGACATCGGCCGTCGCCGCGCGTGGTCCATCTGGCTGGTCGCGATGGCCGTCTACGTGCTGGCGGTCTTCCACCGCAGCTCGCTCGGGGTGGCCGGGCTGCTGGCCTCGGAGCGGTTCGGCATCTCCGCCACCCAGCTCGCCTTCTTCACCGTCCTCCAGCTCGTCGTGTACGCCGCCATGCAGGTGCCGGTGGGGGTGCTCCTGGACCGTTTCGGGTCCCGCGCCCTGCTGCTGTGGGGGCTGGCGCTGATGACCCTGGGCCAGCTGGTCTTCGCCTTCGCCACCTCCTTCGGGGTGGCGGTGCTGGCACGCGGCATCCTGGGCGCCGGGGACGCGATGGTGTTCGTCAGCGTGATCCGGCTGGTGGCGGTCTGGTTCCTGGTGCGCCAGGCGCCGATGGTCACCCAGGTCACCGGTTGGGGCGGGCAGCTGGGAGCAGTCGCCGCGGCGGCTCCGCTGACCCTGCTGCTGGACCACGCCGGCTGGACCCGCACCTTCGCCGGTGCCTCCACCTTGGGGGTGGTGCTGCTGGTCGCCGTGGCGTGCCTGGTCAAGGACTCGCCGTACGCCAGCACCGGAGTGGTGCGGGTCAAGCTCGGCGCCCTGGCGCAGTCGGTGCGCCTGGTCTGGGGCAACCCCGGCACCCGGCTCGGGATGTGGTCCCACTTCACCGCGCAGTTCTCCGGCACCGTCTTCGCGCTGCTGTGGGGCTTCCCGTTCCTGGTCGCCGGCCAGGGCTGGTCCGAGGTGGCCGCCGGGACCCTGCTGATGGCGATGACCGGCTGGGTGGTGGTCAGCGGGCTCGTGCTCGGCGCGGCCATCGCCCGCTGGCCGTACTACCGCTCGTGGGTCGTCATCGGCGTGGTCGCGGTGATGGCGCTGGCCTGGACCGCGGTGCTGGCCGCCGACGGGCCCTCGCCGACCTGGCTGGTGGTGGTGATGGCGTTCGCCACGGCCAGCGGGGGACCGGCCTCCATGGTGGCCTTCGACCTGGCCCGCACCTTCCACCCGGTGGGGGCGCTGGGCCGGGCCAACGGCATCGTCAACGTCGGCGGGTTCGTGGCCTCGCTGCTGACCATGGCGCTGATCGGGGTGGTGCTCGACGTCGTGGAGCCCGGCGGGGTCTCGGCCTACGACCTGGACGACTTCCGGATCGCGATGTCGGTGCAGTACCTGTTCTGGGCCTTCGGGGTGCTGCAGATCGTGCGCTTCCGCCGCCGGGCGCTGCGGCACCTGGGACGGGCGCACCCCCGTGCCCTCGAGGAGCTGCGGGCCGGCCGCCCCTGGACGCACCCGGGCCTGGAGGACCAGGGCGTGTAG
- the fahA gene encoding fumarylacetoacetase encodes MSEQGLADSGFGPDHLPYGVFSATPDGPRRIGVRLHEEVLDLAGLTQSIGDTRVADLWRSATLNPFLALGRHAWDDARSWLTGLLADERAGDLVERHSRPLEEVVLHLPFAVTDYVDFYASEHHAANVGRILRPDTAPLLPNYKHLPVAYHGRAGTVVVSGTEIVRPLGQRAPEPSSGPAQPVFGPTERLDLEAELGFVVGLGTAPGERIATADLAEHVFGVVGLNDWSARDIQAWEYVPLGPFLGKSFATSVSAWVTPLAALDAAWTDLPGQDPTPLPYLTPGATRGLAIEVEVVVNGHVVSRPSYADMYWSPAQMLAHLTVNGASVSPGDLFASGTVSGPEAGQRGSLLELTWGWREPVALGAEQRTALLDGDEVVLRYSAPGTGGGRISLGEVAGRVAPARAWTDGPPAGAGRR; translated from the coding sequence GTGAGCGAGCAGGGTCTCGCGGACTCCGGGTTCGGCCCGGACCACCTGCCCTACGGCGTCTTCTCCGCCACCCCCGACGGTCCGCGACGGATCGGCGTCCGGCTGCACGAGGAGGTCCTCGACCTGGCGGGCCTGACCCAGTCCATCGGGGACACCCGGGTCGCCGACCTGTGGCGCTCGGCCACCCTCAACCCGTTCCTGGCCCTGGGTCGGCATGCCTGGGACGACGCCCGGTCGTGGCTCACCGGACTGCTGGCCGACGAGCGGGCCGGCGACCTCGTGGAGCGCCACTCCCGGCCGCTGGAGGAGGTGGTGCTGCACCTGCCGTTCGCGGTCACCGACTACGTCGACTTCTACGCCTCCGAGCACCACGCCGCCAACGTGGGCCGCATCCTGCGCCCCGACACCGCGCCGCTGCTGCCCAACTACAAGCACCTGCCGGTCGCCTACCACGGCCGCGCGGGCACCGTCGTGGTCAGCGGCACCGAGATCGTCCGACCGCTCGGGCAGCGTGCCCCGGAGCCGTCCAGCGGCCCGGCCCAGCCGGTCTTCGGGCCGACCGAGCGGCTCGACCTCGAGGCCGAGCTCGGCTTCGTCGTGGGCCTCGGCACGGCCCCGGGCGAGCGGATCGCGACCGCGGACCTGGCCGAGCACGTCTTCGGCGTGGTGGGCCTCAACGACTGGAGCGCCCGCGACATCCAGGCATGGGAGTACGTCCCGCTGGGCCCGTTCCTGGGCAAGAGCTTCGCCACCTCCGTCTCCGCCTGGGTGACGCCGCTGGCCGCCCTGGACGCGGCCTGGACCGACCTGCCCGGCCAGGACCCGACACCACTGCCCTACCTGACACCGGGCGCCACCCGGGGGCTGGCGATCGAGGTGGAGGTGGTGGTCAACGGGCACGTCGTCAGCCGCCCGTCGTACGCCGACATGTACTGGTCGCCGGCCCAGATGCTGGCCCACCTGACCGTCAACGGCGCCTCGGTCTCCCCGGGCGACCTCTTCGCCTCGGGCACCGTGTCTGGACCCGAGGCCGGGCAGCGCGGCTCGCTGCTGGAGCTGACCTGGGGCTGGCGGGAGCCGGTCGCGCTCGGCGCCGAGCAGCGCACCGCGCTGCTGGACGGCGACGAGGTGGTGCTGCGCTACTCCGCCCCCGGCACCGGCGGCGGGCGCATCAGCCTGGGCGAGGTGGCCGGTCGGGTGGCCCCCGCCAGAGCGTGGACGGACGGCCCCCCAGCAGGGGCCGGGCGCCGCTAG
- a CDS encoding ABC transporter permease: MSDVTLGTSLNRTLGLARFNWLLMVRNRTTMLYAFVMPLVPLGLLFASGGDDPDPTSGAATIGTALFMALLFPGYYNVLSMFVSRRDEMVLKRLRTGEIRDLELVASMALPGAAITLAVAVLTVPIAWASGLDLPLNPILLLVAVLLSIVTFAAFAVWTAAWTKTAESAQLTSGPVLLLALAGLMGAALPESWQRWFDLLPGAAVLDLTRIAWFAQDAQDGLDGTAGELSFLETWSHAAPSLGVLVAWTAVAVLLAVRSLRWEPRS; the protein is encoded by the coding sequence ATGAGCGACGTCACCCTGGGCACCAGCCTCAACCGGACGCTGGGCCTGGCTCGCTTCAACTGGCTGCTGATGGTGCGCAACCGCACCACCATGCTCTACGCCTTCGTGATGCCGCTGGTGCCGCTGGGCCTGCTGTTCGCCTCCGGCGGCGACGACCCGGACCCCACCAGCGGTGCGGCGACCATCGGCACCGCGCTCTTCATGGCGCTGCTCTTCCCGGGCTACTACAACGTGCTCTCGATGTTCGTCAGCCGCCGCGACGAGATGGTGCTCAAGCGGCTGCGGACCGGGGAGATCCGGGACCTGGAGCTGGTGGCGTCCATGGCGCTGCCGGGCGCCGCGATCACCCTGGCGGTGGCGGTGCTCACCGTCCCCATCGCCTGGGCCTCGGGGCTGGACCTCCCGCTGAACCCGATCCTGCTCCTAGTGGCGGTGCTGCTCTCCATCGTCACCTTCGCCGCGTTCGCGGTGTGGACCGCGGCCTGGACCAAGACGGCCGAGTCGGCGCAGCTGACCAGCGGGCCGGTGCTGCTGCTGGCCCTGGCCGGCCTGATGGGGGCCGCGCTCCCGGAGTCCTGGCAGCGCTGGTTCGACCTGCTGCCCGGCGCCGCGGTGCTGGACCTGACCCGGATCGCCTGGTTCGCCCAGGACGCCCAGGACGGCCTGGACGGCACCGCCGGCGAGCTGTCGTTCCTGGAGACCTGGAGCCACGCGGCGCCGTCGCTGGGGGTGCTGGTGGCCTGGACCGCGGTGGCGGTGCTGCTGGCGGTCCGGTCGCTGCGCTGGGAGCCCCGGAGCTGA
- a CDS encoding class I SAM-dependent methyltransferase, producing MSATLPRRTVRLLTAVTALGVAANTRRLRGRAQHLARLDAEPAPSAPASAPGWVAVTATGVTLDARTLDQAAAWAVREGLEAVDLVPADLPVERALDLLRQVDTVAFRADPLTEGRTAGHALVVRADLAARAELPTGPVSPAELIEVARQAKRFAPRGCDFAVAPYERAVSQRPGEQLAVQRTVFDRYGTVNLTAIGGELAILGLGVLRTPALGLPALALHHAAPAAVLAGNPAGLAPRDLAVRTALRLPGEALRLLRLLRAEAPQPESIRAADALREGYAKELAEGTERFFEPRVEACRWCGSPDLSCRVATPDLIQHKPGTFGLDECASCGHVFQNPRLSIEGLDFYYRDFYDGFAGEEMEKVFASEAGEYDGRATMVAAHDPAPARWLDVGSGHAHFCLVARDYFPETSFEGIDLSAGIEDAARRGWVDRAYRGMFPDVAPELADQFDVVSMLHYLEHTREPREELDAAATALVPGGLLMVEVPDPECPSSRTLGRYWMPWLQPQHQHFLSMARLEEALVERGFTVLERYRAPSMRAPDTLAAAWLAAGQVVPRPWMPWLPRPTPARRAARVAALAAAVPAAVAAAAAGQVASARAGEEPGNAFRVLARYDG from the coding sequence ATGAGTGCAACGCTGCCCCGCCGGACCGTCCGGCTGCTCACCGCCGTCACCGCGCTCGGGGTGGCCGCCAACACCCGTCGGCTGCGGGGTCGCGCCCAGCACCTGGCCCGCCTGGACGCGGAGCCGGCTCCCAGCGCCCCGGCCAGCGCGCCCGGCTGGGTCGCGGTCACCGCCACCGGGGTGACGCTGGACGCGCGCACCCTGGACCAGGCCGCCGCGTGGGCGGTCCGGGAGGGGCTGGAGGCCGTCGACCTGGTGCCCGCGGACCTGCCGGTGGAGCGGGCGCTGGACCTGCTGCGCCAGGTCGACACCGTGGCGTTCCGGGCCGACCCGCTGACCGAGGGCCGGACCGCGGGCCATGCCCTGGTGGTCCGGGCCGACCTGGCCGCGCGGGCCGAGCTGCCGACGGGCCCGGTCTCCCCCGCGGAGCTGATCGAGGTGGCCCGGCAGGCCAAGCGCTTCGCCCCCCGGGGCTGCGACTTCGCGGTCGCGCCGTACGAGCGCGCCGTGAGCCAGCGCCCCGGCGAGCAGCTCGCCGTGCAGCGCACCGTGTTCGACCGCTACGGCACCGTCAACCTCACCGCCATCGGTGGCGAGCTGGCGATCCTGGGACTCGGCGTGCTGCGCACGCCGGCCCTGGGACTGCCGGCGCTCGCCCTGCACCACGCCGCTCCGGCAGCCGTGCTGGCCGGGAACCCCGCCGGCCTGGCGCCGCGCGACCTCGCGGTCCGGACCGCGCTCCGCCTGCCCGGGGAGGCGCTGCGGCTGCTGCGGCTGCTGCGTGCCGAGGCACCCCAGCCGGAGTCGATCCGGGCAGCCGACGCGCTGCGCGAGGGCTACGCCAAGGAGCTGGCCGAGGGCACCGAGCGCTTCTTCGAGCCGCGGGTGGAGGCCTGTCGCTGGTGCGGGTCGCCCGACCTCTCCTGCCGGGTCGCCACCCCCGACCTGATCCAGCACAAGCCGGGCACCTTCGGTCTCGACGAGTGCGCCTCCTGCGGGCACGTCTTCCAGAACCCGCGGCTGAGCATCGAGGGACTGGACTTCTACTACCGGGACTTCTACGACGGCTTCGCCGGGGAGGAGATGGAGAAGGTCTTCGCCTCCGAGGCCGGCGAGTACGACGGCCGCGCCACCATGGTGGCGGCCCACGACCCCGCCCCGGCACGCTGGCTGGACGTGGGCAGCGGCCACGCCCACTTCTGCCTGGTGGCCCGCGACTACTTCCCCGAGACCTCCTTCGAGGGCATCGACCTGAGCGCGGGCATCGAGGACGCCGCCCGGCGCGGCTGGGTGGACCGCGCCTACCGGGGGATGTTCCCGGACGTGGCGCCCGAGCTGGCCGACCAGTTCGACGTGGTCAGCATGCTGCACTACCTGGAGCACACCCGCGAGCCCCGCGAGGAGCTCGACGCCGCGGCCACCGCGCTGGTCCCCGGCGGCCTGCTGATGGTGGAGGTACCGGACCCGGAGTGCCCGTCGAGCCGCACCCTGGGTCGCTACTGGATGCCGTGGCTCCAGCCCCAGCACCAGCACTTCCTCTCCATGGCGCGGCTGGAGGAGGCGCTGGTCGAGCGCGGCTTCACCGTGCTGGAGCGCTACCGGGCTCCCTCGATGCGGGCCCCCGACACCCTGGCCGCGGCCTGGCTGGCAGCAGGGCAGGTGGTGCCCCGGCCCTGGATGCCGTGGCTGCCCCGCCCCACCCCCGCACGGCGGGCCGCTCGGGTGGCGGCGCTGGCCGCCGCCGTGCCGGCGGCCGTGGCCGCCGCTGCCGCGGGCCAGGTGGCCTCGGCGCGGGCCGGCGAGGAGCCGGGCAACGCGTTCCGGGTGCTGGCGCGGTACGACGGCTAG
- a CDS encoding ABC transporter ATP-binding protein, translated as MKQTTIQDRPRSAPEPGDLAIEVRGLRRTYGSGEDAFEAVRGIDLSVRPGTIHALLGVNGAGKTSALDVLEGMAEADGGEVRVLGLDPVADRHAVRRRTGVLLQRSGFVGDLTVAETVRMWSACVTDARPVAESLEMLDLTRHADTRMRALSGGEHRRVDLACTLAGRPDLVMLDEPTTGLDPESRRAVWSLVRGLRDSGATVLLTTHYLEEAESLADQVSIMRAGEIVRDGSVAEIVSGHPSQISFVTPPGGWTPPAGAEVGRDGELTVLRVVDLQRALTDLLVGAREHDVRLERLQARTATLESVFLELAADSDDPIAPDLAGGTR; from the coding sequence ATGAAGCAGACGACCATCCAAGACCGACCCCGGTCCGCGCCCGAGCCGGGGGACCTGGCGATCGAGGTGCGCGGGCTACGACGTACCTACGGCAGCGGCGAGGACGCGTTCGAGGCGGTGCGCGGCATCGACCTGTCCGTGCGACCCGGCACGATCCACGCCCTGCTGGGCGTCAACGGCGCGGGGAAGACCTCGGCCCTGGACGTGCTCGAGGGAATGGCCGAGGCGGACGGCGGCGAGGTCCGCGTCCTGGGCCTGGACCCGGTCGCGGACCGCCACGCGGTACGCCGTCGCACCGGGGTGCTGCTGCAGCGCAGCGGGTTCGTGGGCGACCTGACCGTGGCCGAGACCGTGCGCATGTGGTCGGCCTGCGTCACCGACGCCCGCCCGGTGGCTGAGTCGCTGGAGATGCTCGACCTGACGCGGCACGCGGACACCCGGATGCGGGCGCTCTCCGGCGGCGAGCACCGCCGGGTCGACCTGGCCTGCACGCTGGCCGGCCGTCCCGACCTGGTGATGCTCGACGAGCCGACCACGGGGCTGGACCCCGAGAGCCGCCGGGCCGTCTGGTCGCTGGTGCGCGGGCTGCGGGACTCAGGCGCCACCGTGCTCCTGACCACGCACTACCTGGAGGAGGCCGAGAGCCTGGCCGACCAGGTCTCGATCATGCGGGCCGGCGAGATCGTGCGGGACGGCAGCGTGGCCGAGATCGTGTCCGGTCACCCGTCCCAGATCTCCTTCGTCACGCCGCCGGGCGGGTGGACGCCACCTGCCGGCGCCGAGGTCGGCCGCGACGGCGAGCTGACCGTGCTGCGGGTCGTCGACCTGCAGCGCGCCCTCACCGACCTGCTGGTGGGCGCCCGGGAGCACGACGTACGGCTGGAGCGGCTGCAGGCGCGGACGGCCACCCTGGAGTCGGTCTTCCTGGAGCTGGCCGCCGACTCCGACGACCCGATCGCCCCCGACCTTGCTGGAGGAACCCGATGA